The Astyanax mexicanus isolate ESR-SI-001 chromosome 12, AstMex3_surface, whole genome shotgun sequence genome window below encodes:
- the si:dkey-56i24.1 gene encoding glycosyltransferase family 92 protein — protein sequence MKHLSLILERNRTALYPDVTGGTAAEGFPVKQKMKGKRVNLLGLLSFFVILGFLLIVYLGADILTGTLYFNYHHFVKKLQNSITPIEHSEHFMISAFLDHRVDRAIRVISIIRRDSLQPLYCIYHHYYSDYQVVTAEVEIHSDHFGFPFGAADVLCRGPSTQNASHVAVSTNTSISYSMDFLPVRNRVPTETFQYNFTICISSLFRNYNNALQFAQTMEMYKLVGVQHVVIYNTSCGPDLEKLLQHYQREGILEIVSWPVDQFLTPSAGWNSQKHPGDLHYYGQLVTLNECVYRHMYQSRYVLLNDIDEIIMPYKHANLPLMMQGLQQKQKNVGVFLIENHIFPKTQFEESHKYRRPEWRNIPGVNIMEHIYREPQRPHIINPTKLIVNPRYVLQTSVHSTLKSLGEVYRVPFNVCHIIHVRVALQGRLSKEQLLVDSRVWDFEDQLVPNVDRALQSAGFNLYDHSSFTQATVLE from the coding sequence GTTCCCAGTGAAGCAGAAGATGAAAGGGAAACGTGTAAACCTGTTGGGTTTGCTTTCGTTTTTTGTGATTCTTGGTTTTCTTCTGATTGTATATTTGGGTGCTGACATTTTAACAGGAACGCTGTATTTTAATTACCATCACTTTGTAAAAAAACTACAGAATTCCATAACTCCCATCGAACACTCTGAACATTTCATGATATCTGCGTTCCTTGACCACAGAGTTGATAGGGCCATTAGAGTTATCAGCATAATCAGAAGAGACAGTCTACAGCCACTTTACTGTATCTATCATCACTACTACAGCGACTACCAGGTTGTTACTGCTGAAGTGGAAATACACAGTGATCATTTTGGATTCCCGTTTGGAGCAGCGGATGTGCTGTGTAGGGGGCCAAGCACTCAGAATGCAAGCCATGTAGCTGTTTCAACTAATACATCCATCAGTTACAGCATGGACTTTCTGCCAGTACGGAACAGAGTGCCGACGGAAACATTTCAGTACAACTTCACAATCTGTATCTCCAGTCTGTTTAGAAATTACAACAATGCTCTGCAGTTTGCCCAAACCATGGAGATGTACAAGCTTGTTGGGGTGCAGCATGTAGTGATCTATAACACCAGCTGCGGACCTGACCTGGAGAAACTCCTACAACACTACCAGAGGGAGGGAATTCTGGAGATTGTTTCATGGCCTGTTGATCAGTTTCTTACCCCATCTGCAGGATGGAACTCACAAAAGCACCCAGGAGATCTCCACTACTACGGCCAGTTGGTAACACTCAATGAGTGTGTTTATCGACACATGTATCAGTCTAGATATGTTCTGTTGAATGACATTGATGAGATCATCATGCCTTATAAGCATGCTAACCTTCCATTAATGATGCAGGGTCTGCAACAGAAGCAGAAGAACGTGGGCGTGTTTCTTATAGAAAACCACATTTTTCCCAAGACACAGTTTGAGGAGAGCCATAAGTACAGAAGGCCAGAATGGAGAAATATTCCTGGTGTTAATATTATGGAACATATTTACAGAGAACCACAAAGACCACATATTATCAACCCCACAAAGTTGATTGTTAACCCCAGGTATGTGCTGCAAACATCAGTGCATTCCACTCTCAAAAGCCTGGGAGAAGTTTACAGGGTTCCTTTCAATGTGTGCCACATCATTCATGTGCGAGTAGCTCTACAAGGACGTCTTTCCAAAGAGCAACTGCTTGTAGACTCCAGGGTGTGGGACTTTGAGGATCAACTGGTACCAAATGTTGATAGAGCCCTGCAGTCAGCAGGTTTCAATTTATATGACCATTCAAGTTTTACACAAGCAACTGTACTGGAatag
- the LOC125806165 gene encoding uncharacterized protein LOC125806165 — protein sequence MTLRIQRLMMKLQRYDFELIYTPGKYIVLADALSRAPEHCEPHNESSTEKDVNLHVNLVFETLPVSDMKSEMIAAETAKDEHVTSSPLYAQSNGKAEKGVHIVKQLLKKAKDCNADPYLALLSYRASPLEHGMSPAELLMRRKLRTTLPHIAGQKQSRFFKHLFSVMRQPVIDDKDTLKALGFEVLYELVNHPHIVHVYEVIEERNGLVHIVMEAASSFLKKVIENGPLPNKTARQWFSQIVSALDYMHEQDIVHRDLNCHNILVTADSDVKITDFGLSRVTKGYPELCNTVCGTLRYPSPEVLKEKKYDAKKSDVWSLGIVLYQMVTEKLPSSSYKLKELANPKLPFPFADDVEVEESCRALIKDMLQLDPSARPTVREVSKHPWLQPEVKDTPTSEDHTVTSNESDMCTCPCEVFLADLEDHSCGSSVGSLNRVTCSAVEDTEESGCGCFGRIPPFQTAAKRIAGACAKAFRSLRRKVKRLFCLCTTAMGSCRRGSGMKTRARSGFGIWGGVRRGFLYFVCYI from the exons ATGACTCTGCGAATCCAAAGGTTGATGATGAAACTTCAGCGCTATGATTTCGAGTTGATCTACACACCAGGGAAATACATTGTGTTGGCCGATGCTTTGTCAAGAGCACCAGAACACTGTGAACCACACAATGAGAGTTCCACAGAGAAGGATGTAAATCTGCATGTGAACCTGGTTTTTGAGACCCTTCCAGTGTCAGATATGAAATCTGAAATGATTGCAGCGGAAACAGCCAAAGACGAG CATGTGACCTCAAGTCCCTTGTATGCCCAATCAAATGGAAAGGCCGAGAAGGGGGTGCACATAGTCAAACAGCTGCTCAAGAAGGCAAAGGACTGCAATGCTGATCCTTATCTAGCTCTTTTGAGTTATCGAGCTTCACCTCTTGAACACGGGATGTCCCCTGCTGAACTTTTAATGCGGCGCAAGCTACGAACCACACTTCCTCACATTGCAGGACAGAAACAGAGCAG GTTTTTTAAACACTTGTTCAGTGTAATGCGGCAGCCTGTGATCGATGACAAGGACACACTGAAGGCCCTGGGCTTTGAGGTGTTGTACGAGCTCG TAAATCACCCGCACATCGTGCACGTTTATGAAGTTATTGAGGAGCGTAATGGACTGGTACACATCGTAATGGAAGCAGCCTCCTCATTTCTCAAAAAGGTTATAGAAAATGGGCCTCTCCCCAATAAAACAGCTAGGCAGTGGTTCTCTCAGATCGTCAGTGCGTTGGACTACATGCACGAGCAGGACATTGTCCACCGTGATCTGAACTGTCACAACATCCTCGTGACCGCAGACAGCGATGTCAAAATAACAGACTTTGGACTGAGTCGCGTTACAAAAGGCTACCCTGAGCTGTGCAACACGGTGTGTGGCACCCTGAGGTACCCTTCACCTGAGGTGCTGAAGGAAAAGAAATATGACGCCAAGAAAAGTGATGTGTGGAGCCTGGGGATCGTTCTGTACCAAATGGTCACTGAGAAGCTGCCCAGCTCTTCATATAAGCTGAAAGAGCTCGCAAATCCGAAGCTACCATTTCCGTTTGCAGATGACGTCGAAGTGGAAGAGTCCTGCCGTGCTTTAATAAAGGATATGCTGCAGTTAGATCCCAGCGCTCGGCCCACGGTGAGGGAGGTGTCAAAGCACCCTTGGCTGCAGCCTGAGGTGAAGGACACGCCCACTTCTGAAGATCACACAGTCACATCTAACGAATCAGATATGTGCACTTGCCCTTGTGAAGTTTTCCTGGCTGATCTGGAAGATCACAGCTGTGGATCTTCCGTTGGGTCACTTAATCGTGTAACCTGCTCAGCAGTAGAGGATACAGAGGAGAGCGGGTGTGGCTGCTTCGGCCGCATTCCACCATTTCAGACTGCAGCTAAAAGGATAGCAGGTGCTTGTGCTAAAGCCTTCCGGTCACTCCGACGGAAGGTGAAGAGGCTTTTCTGCCTCTGCACTACAGCAATGGGGTCCTGTAGACGAGGCTCTGGGATGAAGACAAGGGCTAGGAGCGGGTTTGGCATTTGGGGTGGGGTGAGGAGGGgctttctgtattttgtttgctacatttaa